One region of Leptospira bandrabouensis genomic DNA includes:
- a CDS encoding glycoside hydrolase family 3 protein — protein sequence MNQVLLRTTFSLFLLFGFFGSSYCFGFYLNELAANERKVWLEDKAWAITNAMTDAELVGQTIHIAIPQKTVDAIAIEEIKETKPGGIILFGKNLGKKEEILSLTNNLQAEAKANGLPPFLISTDQEGGRVFRVQDGITPYPGAMAVGQTGNTEWGETVGFVTSYELRNLGLNFLFAPVLDINNNPLNPVINTRSFGSDSKRVSDVAVAYERGARTGGCLPVIKHFPGHGDTTVDSHLGLPIINKSLEELEQLELVPFKKSIAGGAEAVMSAHIVYPKIDPQFPATLSKTILTDVLRKKLNFDGIIITDAMEMHAISKNYEKDRPGVLTILAGANIVLLTSWGETARKFKAQLSDAYKNGEFRYVDKDGKEHDKLKEAVQKQIRKKLELGIYDTNSILPTVYDENPKQKEYLTNWNEERKQRYIKLNQSKNFVKEINEDSIRSYPKSFPTSGIVQTETISFAKNGRLKETLKSKKIDTLPFKNFASQIKNKTLTTFVFDSTSENEVLSVFNLAKKYPNKTFVILHGGTPFIKLPELPNLHYLLSFSLTQGSWEALGEKLTSGKEIPAVDLILLPKGSKTPSKGAFPERL from the coding sequence ATGAACCAAGTTTTACTTCGCACAACATTTTCCCTGTTTCTTCTTTTCGGATTTTTTGGCTCTTCCTATTGTTTTGGATTTTACTTAAATGAACTAGCCGCCAACGAAAGAAAGGTTTGGTTAGAGGATAAAGCCTGGGCCATCACAAATGCCATGACAGATGCGGAACTGGTTGGCCAAACGATCCACATCGCCATTCCACAAAAAACAGTAGATGCCATTGCTATTGAAGAAATCAAAGAAACAAAACCAGGGGGGATCATTCTCTTTGGAAAAAACTTAGGTAAAAAAGAAGAAATCCTCTCTCTAACAAACAATCTACAAGCGGAGGCGAAAGCCAATGGACTTCCTCCATTTCTTATCTCCACAGACCAAGAAGGCGGACGTGTGTTTCGAGTCCAAGATGGAATCACACCTTACCCTGGTGCAATGGCAGTAGGCCAAACTGGAAATACGGAATGGGGAGAAACTGTTGGTTTTGTAACTTCCTATGAACTTCGTAACTTAGGGCTTAACTTTTTATTCGCACCTGTTTTAGATATCAATAACAATCCATTAAATCCTGTCATCAACACACGTTCGTTTGGTTCTGATTCCAAACGAGTTTCTGATGTAGCAGTGGCTTATGAAAGAGGAGCTCGTACTGGAGGATGTTTGCCAGTCATCAAACATTTTCCAGGACATGGAGACACAACTGTGGATAGCCATTTAGGCCTTCCCATCATAAATAAAAGCCTAGAAGAACTAGAACAATTGGAACTGGTTCCGTTCAAAAAATCCATTGCCGGTGGTGCCGAAGCAGTGATGTCTGCACATATCGTTTATCCAAAAATTGATCCGCAGTTTCCTGCAACACTTTCCAAAACTATATTAACCGATGTTTTACGAAAAAAATTAAATTTTGATGGGATCATCATCACTGATGCAATGGAGATGCATGCCATTTCTAAAAACTACGAAAAGGACAGGCCAGGAGTTTTAACCATACTTGCGGGTGCCAATATAGTTCTCCTTACAAGTTGGGGAGAAACTGCTCGCAAATTCAAGGCACAACTCAGCGATGCTTATAAAAATGGAGAGTTCCGTTATGTAGACAAGGACGGAAAGGAACATGACAAATTAAAAGAGGCAGTGCAAAAACAAATCCGCAAAAAATTAGAACTCGGTATTTATGATACAAACTCCATTTTGCCTACAGTATATGACGAAAACCCAAAACAAAAAGAATATTTAACCAATTGGAACGAAGAAAGAAAACAAAGGTATATTAAACTCAATCAATCCAAAAACTTTGTGAAAGAAATCAACGAAGACTCCATTCGTTCGTATCCAAAATCCTTTCCAACTTCAGGAATTGTACAAACGGAAACAATCTCCTTTGCAAAGAACGGCCGCCTGAAAGAAACTCTTAAATCCAAAAAAATCGACACACTGCCTTTCAAAAATTTCGCAAGCCAAATCAAAAATAAAACTCTTACAACTTTCGTTTTTGATTCCACATCCGAAAACGAAGTTCTTTCCGTTTTTAACTTAGCAAAAAAATACCCAAACAAAACGTTTGTGATTTTACATGGAGGAACTCCCTTTATCAAACTTCCGGAGCTTCCAAACTTACACTATTTATTATCTTTTTCTTTAACCCAAGGATCATGGGAAGCATTAGGAGAAAAACTCACCTCGGGGAAAGAAATCCCCGCAGTGGATTTAATTTTATTACCAAAAGGATCGAAGACTCCATCGAAAGGAGCCTTCCCCGAGAGATTATAA
- a CDS encoding DUF3095 domain-containing protein has product MDDFYKNLKPSPEFQNLFYGEEPTKVPDDWFVLITDIVGSTKAIEEGRYKDVNTAGGLTAIAVANVYGHMDFPFVFGGDGVTFLLPVNLLFPIRSAIADTIAQVRSAFGLEMRAGIVPVQELYRAGADLFLSKFRASAHYVQCSLFGDALSLAETWIKEGKDESYLVRENEKIFPADFTGFTCRWKDIPSERGEIVSLIVKPIHPDFDVCKKTITRVLNFIRSEYGEEGDYHPLRVSNIELDSGPYLRKEAIARIGKPSGIRFYLALTQIWLERTVVAIAMQFGIPFRSGHYSLNHLKEYQILSADFRKYDGTLKMVIDGSKHNRESLVSFLNQLELEGLIRYGNFVSNRSLMTCVLKVNSSEEVHFVDGADGGFAMAAKVLKEKLKLL; this is encoded by the coding sequence GTGGATGATTTTTATAAAAACCTAAAACCAAGTCCTGAATTCCAAAATTTATTTTATGGTGAAGAACCCACAAAAGTTCCGGATGATTGGTTTGTATTGATTACCGATATTGTTGGATCAACAAAAGCGATAGAGGAAGGTCGTTATAAAGATGTAAATACGGCTGGTGGACTTACAGCGATAGCGGTTGCCAATGTATATGGGCATATGGATTTTCCATTTGTATTTGGTGGTGATGGGGTAACCTTTTTACTCCCCGTAAATCTACTGTTTCCCATTCGATCGGCGATTGCTGATACTATAGCCCAAGTGCGGTCAGCCTTTGGATTGGAGATGCGCGCAGGAATTGTTCCCGTACAAGAGTTGTACCGCGCAGGAGCCGATTTATTTTTAAGTAAATTCCGTGCATCTGCTCATTATGTTCAATGTTCTCTCTTTGGAGATGCGTTATCGCTTGCAGAAACTTGGATCAAAGAAGGAAAAGATGAGTCTTATTTAGTTCGAGAAAATGAAAAGATTTTTCCTGCTGATTTTACAGGTTTTACCTGCCGATGGAAGGATATCCCCAGCGAAAGAGGTGAGATTGTTTCTCTCATTGTAAAACCCATTCATCCAGATTTTGATGTTTGTAAAAAAACTATCACTCGTGTTTTGAATTTTATTCGATCTGAATATGGCGAAGAAGGGGATTATCATCCATTAAGAGTTAGTAATATAGAATTAGATTCTGGTCCTTATTTAAGAAAGGAAGCCATTGCCCGCATTGGAAAACCAAGTGGAATCAGATTCTATTTGGCACTAACACAAATTTGGTTGGAAAGAACAGTGGTGGCAATCGCTATGCAGTTTGGGATTCCCTTTCGCTCCGGACATTATTCATTAAACCATTTGAAAGAGTATCAAATTCTTTCTGCTGACTTTCGTAAATATGATGGAACCTTAAAAATGGTAATTGATGGATCCAAACATAATAGGGAGTCTCTTGTTAGTTTTTTAAATCAATTGGAATTGGAAGGATTGATCCGGTATGGAAATTTTGTTTCCAACCGGTCTCTGATGACCTGCGTATTAAAGGTGAACTCTTCCGAAGAAGTTCATTTCGTGGATGGAGCTGATGGCGGTTTTGCGATGGCCGCCAAAGTTTTGAAAGAAAAGTTAAAGTTGCTCTAG